The sequence agaaactaatccttgaaaaaaaatccacaaccgattaacgtttggagtcaacccaattcaagatggtcactacAAGGCAATTgatattagaaaacacaaaaatggcaataacagtttaaattagagttaaaatgtgttgttaGGTTAGAGTAAACTTAACTTAAACACtcttacaaaatgtttttaaaactaacattaatTAGTGGACACAACTCTGCTTGTTAAcaaatctcatgaactactggatgggttttaaactttcagaaagtaatcaatggatgtaatATCAAAGCTGAAGCCACAGTGTTGTCTGTGAAAATGTTACATTTCTAATTTATCTGAGTTTATAGTTTAGAGTCaccaaaaaaaactaattaccTCAAGTGCAGCCTCTACCTCACTCAGATAGTCTTTTCTCCTCAGGTTAGCTTGATTGTCCTGCAGAATAGTTTCATTCCAGCTTTTGCATACCAGACCACATctattaaaaaatttaaatgggattaaaaaaacaaaggacaCCAACATTTCAATACTCTCTGGCCATGCCTGTGACTAATATTCAATTCTTTAATAATTGACTGCTAATTCCAACTGCAAGCTCTCATCTTTTTTGAACATTGTAGCTGAAATGCTGTTTCTTAGTAACTAGTTAATTTAGTAAATTTAGTCGTTATAGTCACAATTTAGgacatgatttttctttttatttaaatattctaTATATTCATCCTAATTAttgataaattaataaaaaaaacaactttgcatGTAAACAGTGTTAGTAAGGAAGACAgactgcaataaataaaaactctaaataaataaaacttaactttGAAGTGATAAAGAGGTTATTTGAATTCATCACCTGTAGAGACACTCAGAGCTCAGCATGCTGAATATAATAGCCAGGATGTGCCTGAGAttcctcttcttcagctctgTGAGGACATCCAGCTTCCCCAGGCCCATCTTCCTGCCGATCAGCCCCATCAATGGCATAGTGGTCCTGAAGGCGAGCGGCGTCTTGGCCAGGACCACTGTTGTCTTCAACTCTTCTTTCATGCTTGGACTCTGACcagaaaacatctggactttGTGTTGGCACATGGTATGAACCAATTGCAAGGCTGGAGTCAAAGACAGGTTGACCGGGGTTGTCCTGAGAGGAGTGATAGTAGGAGTAAAGGAACCTGCACAGGTAGGCGTTGAGTTTTCTGGTCTGGATGTAGTGGCTCCAAGAGGAGTACCATAGTCATGTTTTACAGAGGTCGCActgttaaaacatttaggaGATTGTGCACTGCAAGGAGTAGAATCATCAGCAAAAACCTCATCTTCTTTACAAGGGCCACAGTACTTAAAGGGCTGTTTTTCCACTGGATTTTCTTCAGACTGAGAGCCACCTTCTTTAAGAGTAGAAAGTCTGTGCTGACGCTGCAAACGGGAGCGCCGTTTAGTAACTGAGAGATTTGGGGTTTCGCTGTTTCCTCTGGAAGCAGAAACCAGCAGCTCCTGGAAGGAGCCATCATGGTCCACCGAGGAGTCTTGGGATTTATCAAGTGTCAGGGAACTGAACCCGCTGTCCTCAGACACTGATCTGTTTCAAAGAAATGAGGAAAGGggaatgtaaaaacatttaattcatcATACCAGTTCAAAAAATATGTAACAAATACAGAAAGTTGAATGGGAAAATTCCTAAGCCTCctagaaacattaaaaaaggtgaagttttaatgatttttgtaTTAGAAAAGGGCTTTGTTAGACTGGACACAGTCAATCTAACTTTAACTCTTTGTGCAGAAACAGCTTTATTggaaaaattagatttttttgtttttcctaaaatggTAACACACTATCTGGTTTGTAATTTTTAGAACTGCcaaaaaaattgtattaaaCTGAAAGATACCAAATCCAACTgctttttctgttaaaagatGACTAAACTTCATACTTTAGAGCTAAAATGTATTGACACCAGAAATATATTTACTGCAATGACCATAAATTCTCAATATTCTGTGCAGCCCTAATGTACATGTACTCAGGTGTGTATGTGTCAGTAAATTTGTATATTTCTTGACGTGTCACTGGTGTTAAAACCAAATATGTTGCAACTGAAAGGACTTATGATAGGACAGGATAAAAAGGAAGTAAAGGGACAGTTTCTAAAAGGTAGAGAAGTGGGACTAAATAAGCTTATGCTTCTTCCTTCTCCTTTTTGAACATGTCATCCACAcaccatttttactttttgttttacttcttttattgcattaacatgttcaaaataaagccttatcaatcaaataaatcaaatagtTATAGTATTTGGTAGgagacattaaaagaaaaaagttcctCATATGAATATCAAgatttagtaaaagaaaataattttatctATGGTgcagtattttcatttttcttgctttctttctgttattGTCAAAGTTAGTAATATGTGAATATCCTcttattttatagtttaattttCACTGATAAAGTTAAATTTTTGCCATTTAATACTTGTGACCTGTTACCTTTGCTTTATAGCTGAAACTAAAAGGTTCAGAGAAAAGCTTAAAGGTATAAAGAACCTCATATTTACCTGATGTATTTGGGCGTTTGTGCCAACGTTGGTGTGCAGAAACCACTCGCACCGTCACACAGGATATTTGTGTCGCTGCTTTCTGACGGTACACCAGGCAGCAGCTTGTCAAACCCTGGAGCATTTGCATCAAGATGATCAGAGTCTGAAACGCCATCATTGAATTCTGTCTCTGTGAGGGAAACACTTCTTTCAAAAGAGGAGAGGTTACAAATGTTGGGGTTTCCATCTTCTAGAGTGGAGGTCCTCACTTGTGTGAAGAGTTGACGTTTCctgacagaaagagacaaatcCTGGTccagttttaaagtgtttgacGCCTCGACAGTCATAAGGTCTAAAGAGTCAAACGATGCACTGAGCCAGTGTTCAGGCCTGACACTAAGGGTGGATTCAGTTTTTGTGGTAGAAGGTGACTGTGTACCGCTGACTGTAGTGGGTTTGCAGAAGACAAGTCTGTGTCGCAGTGgagcatttcttttttgtactCTTGGAGTTTCACACCAACTAACAGCAGACGACAGTGGTACTTCCCTGGAGTCTGTGCGCaaaagtctgtttgtttctctggcTCTCTCTTTAGGAGTGGCAGTAAGTTTAAGGTTCTCTTTAggagtttcactgaattctgctGGAGACGTCGATCTACAGGAGTCCACCCCCATGATGCTCCGTGGGCTCTGAAACAAACCTGAGTAACCACTGTCACTGCAGCCATCGTAACTTGGCTTGGCTTTATAGCTACGCAGGTGGACACTAGACTTAGTTGTGCACTCCATTATCTTCCTCCGGTGTAACTACAGAGCTCCAGATTTCAGATGACCTGAagatgacaaaaacaggaatattgacatttaaaaagaccAGAGCAGCAACAACCGGTTAGGTTATAATTTTTGGATTTGGTTTAGTAAAAGTTAGCTCAAAATTTGGGTGTCAAGTTTTATATCTAAGGTGTTAGACTCATTTCATAAAGAGAGGAGCCAGGGTTGAGAACAGGGGTCTGCAACTACATGTGGATCTTTGCAGCACCTTGTAACTAAAAACGACATGTGCTAGAGTAGGGGTTCCCTAATTAGGATCGTGGTcagaaaacaccaaatatgAGTTCTTGGGAAAAACCacagaaactgtaaaattaattgtCAATCACATATTTAGCCTTAActgttacaaataataataataataataatggtcaTAAATGCATATAATTGAAGCTCTTGTAGCTTATTAGCTATGATTATACTTCAGCAATATAGTCATGGTGATGAGTCTCTGCAACTTTTACTTTgggtaaaagcagaaaagtttggCAACTATTGTATTAGGGTAATGTTTAGATTAAAATTGACAACAAGAAAGGGGACTTTTAGCAAGTTTTCTGTCCAAATATTTGCAACATCTGCAAAAGATTTTCTGAAGTAGAATGGCACCAATTATACAAGTAGGTTGTGTTTATTGTTAGGTTCAATAATTTTAAATGCATCATGGAAACAGCTTCCactgaaaaaaattacatttctcaacatacttGGGTCCAGTTGCTTTAAGTGTAGAAATTAGTTGAACACATGAAGTGGAGATACTAAGTTTGAATATATCTAAATATAGCGTTGCAGAAACATACAGCAAGTTATTTCTATAAGACTGTGAAAACTAGAAACAAAACTTCACCACTAGAAACACTCACTTTAATAAAAGACTGACACTTTAATCATAAAGTTAATAAAGGTTTTGTGATAAAAAAGGATAAACAAATCACCAAGTGATGTCATTCTTTATATGACCTTAGGCTGctatttattgctttaataaCCTGTAAGTTGGctacatattttattatttctcacaAATATGGAAAGGACTCAAATAGGTCTGCTTAGTTCTGAACAAGGTGGTGAAGTTTTCTTGTATAGAAATACAATTTtctttggaaaacattttctcctttATGATGAACAGTGGCTTAAAATGTTGCAGTTGGTTAAGTTGTTTTCATCTTGTGCAAAATTTAAAGAGATGCAATTTAAAATAGTGAATATAGCTTATTATATTAAATCTaaacttggtaaaaaaaaataactagatTTAACTGACATCTGTGACAAGTGTTTCACACCATCTTTTTATCTTACTTGTTTTTTGGTCATGTCTGCAACCGAGAGattggaaaaaacattttaaaatattttctgatttcctgggacaaaaaaataaaaactttctccaaaaatgtatatttttgagACGGTTGATGACTTTTTTATTAGCACGATGAAGAATACTTTGAATGAAAGAAAAGCTGCCTCCATCAACATCATGACTTTGTGATaaagtctttttaaagcttgaaaaGAGTCACTGATGAATGTTGTAGTTACTGGCAGCCCTTGAACTCTTATGTTAATCTGAGTCCCCCATCCTtggttaaaacttttttttttttttttaaagcatgtttgttCCTCTGACAGCAACAAAGAGGGTACAATTTACTActgttgttgtagt is a genomic window of Kryptolebias marmoratus isolate JLee-2015 linkage group LG16, ASM164957v2, whole genome shotgun sequence containing:
- the fbxo43 gene encoding F-box only protein 43; its protein translation is MECTTKSSVHLRSYKAKPSYDGCSDSGYSGLFQSPRSIMGVDSCRSTSPAEFSETPKENLKLTATPKERARETNRLLRTDSREVPLSSAVSWCETPRVQKRNAPLRHRLVFCKPTTVSGTQSPSTTKTESTLSVRPEHWLSASFDSLDLMTVEASNTLKLDQDLSLSVRKRQLFTQVRTSTLEDGNPNICNLSSFERSVSLTETEFNDGVSDSDHLDANAPGFDKLLPGVPSESSDTNILCDGASGFCTPTLAQTPKYIRSVSEDSGFSSLTLDKSQDSSVDHDGSFQELLVSASRGNSETPNLSVTKRRSRLQRQHRLSTLKEGGSQSEENPVEKQPFKYCGPCKEDEVFADDSTPCSAQSPKCFNSATSVKHDYGTPLGATTSRPENSTPTCAGSFTPTITPLRTTPVNLSLTPALQLVHTMCQHKVQMFSGQSPSMKEELKTTVVLAKTPLAFRTTMPLMGLIGRKMGLGKLDVLTELKKRNLRHILAIIFSMLSSECLYRCGLVCKSWNETILQDNQANLRRKDYLSEVEAALECGGAVQVSDAETRVTLLKRSALKTVQAQSRTSSFCTPQSTNSTLTPSQYSSSKRNKFLEVAKTLFIDECLKPCPRCQDPARCHSVKGEGVCSRADCGFQFCTSCLCAFHGSRECGSRSGGRRKKDNLLPGSAQSKRNIRRL